One part of the Effusibacillus pohliae DSM 22757 genome encodes these proteins:
- a CDS encoding DUF5132 domain-containing protein: MQGNLEKIVTGIALALAAPVVLPIAKNVLRPLAVIGIRGAEELVNRAKYAVQITREEMEDIIAEAQFERMKKQLDREIALE; this comes from the coding sequence ATGCAAGGTAACCTTGAAAAAATCGTCACCGGCATCGCGCTTGCACTAGCTGCTCCGGTGGTGCTGCCGATTGCCAAGAATGTCCTGCGTCCCCTGGCCGTTATCGGTATCCGGGGAGCGGAAGAGCTGGTCAACCGGGCAAAATACGCGGTTCAGATCACGCGCGAAGAAATGGAAGATATCATCGCGGAAGCCCAGTTTGAACGAATGAAAAAACAGTTGGACCGAGAGATTGCTCTCGAATAA
- a CDS encoding pyridoxamine 5'-phosphate oxidase family protein: MAEKVATELSQELVDFLQGEKLVFLHTTDHETGAPNVAAISWLLAINPKRIRFAIDPRSRVVANINKDGRVSVAVPGPDSCYSISGVAKADTKRLEGVALNMIKVDIEVDEVRDVMFYGAKLSAEPKYVKTYDPKLAEKYDTEVYGALKKG, from the coding sequence ATGGCAGAAAAAGTGGCAACCGAATTGTCGCAGGAACTGGTGGATTTTTTGCAAGGGGAAAAATTGGTGTTTCTCCACACGACCGATCATGAGACAGGCGCCCCCAACGTCGCGGCGATTTCTTGGCTGCTTGCGATCAATCCGAAACGGATCCGCTTCGCGATCGACCCGCGTTCCCGCGTCGTCGCGAATATCAACAAAGACGGACGGGTTTCCGTGGCGGTGCCGGGACCCGATTCCTGCTACTCGATCAGCGGTGTGGCCAAGGCAGATACGAAGCGTCTGGAAGGTGTCGCCCTCAACATGATCAAGGTGGACATCGAAGTGGACGAGGTTCGCGACGTGATGTTCTATGGGGCGAAGCTGTCGGCAGAACCGAAGTACGTGAAAACGTACGATCCGAAATTGGCGGAAAAATATGATACGGAAGTTTATGGGGCGCTAAAAAAGGGATAA